The proteins below come from a single Mycobacterium parmense genomic window:
- a CDS encoding cytochrome P450 has product MAPHIPADFDFLDPDVNLAGLPVTELAQLRASEPIHWVSVPEGCGGFEDNGYWLLTKHADVKEVSRRSDLFSSWQNGAIPTWPPEMKREQVELQRSVMLNMDAPHHTRLRKIISRGFTPRAIGRLEAELAQRAQNIAKAAAAEGVGDFVEQVSCELPLQAIAGLLGVPQEDRDKLFRWSNEMTGGTDPEYADVDPAQSSMELIMYAMAMAAERNQNPTDDIVTTLIQADIDGEKLSDDEFGFFVVMLAVAGNETTRNSITHGMIAFANNPDQWELFKRERPSTTADEIVRWATPVSAFQRTANEDTELGGVQIKKGQRLVMSYRSANFDDEVFDDPYTFNILRDPNPHVGFGGTGAHYCIGSNLARMTINLIFNAVADHMPDLKPVGEPERLRSGWLNGIKHWQVDYTGKN; this is encoded by the coding sequence ATGGCACCCCACATTCCGGCTGACTTCGACTTTCTCGATCCCGACGTCAACCTGGCGGGACTTCCCGTAACCGAACTCGCCCAGCTCCGGGCGTCCGAGCCGATCCACTGGGTCAGCGTCCCCGAAGGCTGCGGAGGCTTCGAAGACAACGGCTACTGGCTTCTCACCAAGCATGCCGACGTCAAGGAGGTCTCCCGCCGCAGCGACCTCTTCTCCAGTTGGCAGAACGGGGCGATCCCCACGTGGCCGCCGGAGATGAAGCGGGAGCAGGTCGAGCTGCAGCGCAGCGTCATGCTGAACATGGACGCGCCGCACCACACCCGGCTGCGCAAGATCATCTCCCGCGGGTTCACGCCACGCGCGATCGGGCGCCTGGAGGCCGAGCTCGCCCAGCGCGCCCAGAACATCGCCAAGGCGGCGGCGGCGGAGGGCGTCGGCGACTTCGTCGAGCAGGTGTCGTGTGAGCTGCCGCTGCAGGCCATCGCCGGCTTGCTCGGCGTGCCGCAGGAGGACCGCGACAAGCTCTTCCGCTGGTCCAACGAGATGACGGGCGGCACCGACCCCGAATACGCCGACGTCGATCCCGCGCAGTCGTCGATGGAACTGATCATGTACGCGATGGCGATGGCCGCGGAGCGCAACCAGAATCCCACCGACGACATCGTCACCACGCTGATCCAGGCCGACATCGACGGGGAGAAGCTCTCCGACGACGAGTTCGGTTTCTTCGTCGTCATGCTCGCGGTGGCGGGAAACGAGACCACCCGCAACTCGATCACCCACGGGATGATCGCCTTCGCGAACAACCCCGACCAGTGGGAGCTGTTCAAGCGGGAGCGCCCGTCCACGACCGCCGACGAGATCGTCCGCTGGGCGACACCGGTCTCGGCCTTCCAGCGCACCGCCAACGAGGACACCGAACTGGGCGGCGTTCAGATCAAGAAGGGCCAGCGGCTGGTGATGTCTTACCGCTCGGCCAATTTCGACGACGAGGTCTTCGACGACCCCTACACGTTCAACATCCTGCGCGACCCGAACCCGCACGTGGGATTCGGCGGCACCGGTGCGCACTATTGCATCGGCTCCAACCTCGCGCGCATGACGATCAACCTGATCTTCAACGCCGTTGCGGACCACATGCCGGACCTCAAGCCGGTCGGCGAGCCCGAGCGGTTGCGGTCGGGCTGGCTCAACGGCATCAAGCACTGGCAGGTCGACTACACCGGTAAGAACTGA
- a CDS encoding acyl-CoA dehydrogenase family protein has product MDFDLTPTQRAVADVVTSVLDRELTWDALVSGGVAALPVPERLGGDGVGIAEVATVLTEAGRHGAITPALASLGLGVVPLLDLASDAQQDRFLAGVAKGGVLTAALNEPGAALPDRPSTRLSGGRLSGTKVGVGYAGQSDWMIVTADSGVAVVSPKAEGVRLVHTPTSNGSDEYTVTFSDVTVDDADVLAGASAQRVNQLALALTGAYVDGLVAGALRLTADYVANRKQFGKPLSTFQTVAAQLAEIYIASRTIDLVAKSVVWRLSEGLDADSDLEVLGYWVTSQAPPVMQLCHHLHGGMGMDITYPMHRYYSTIKDLSRQLGGPSHRLDLVGIASAAQPSAGPETLVGA; this is encoded by the coding sequence ATGGACTTCGACCTCACCCCGACGCAGCGGGCCGTCGCCGACGTCGTGACGTCGGTGCTGGATCGGGAGTTGACGTGGGACGCCCTGGTCAGCGGGGGAGTGGCGGCACTACCGGTGCCCGAACGCCTCGGCGGCGACGGCGTGGGCATCGCCGAGGTCGCGACCGTGCTCACCGAGGCGGGCCGGCACGGCGCGATCACGCCGGCGCTCGCGAGCCTGGGCTTGGGTGTCGTGCCGTTGCTGGACCTGGCCTCCGACGCCCAACAGGACCGGTTCTTGGCCGGGGTGGCCAAGGGCGGCGTGCTCACAGCGGCGCTCAACGAGCCTGGCGCCGCGCTCCCGGACCGGCCGTCGACCAGGCTCTCGGGCGGCCGCCTCTCGGGCACCAAAGTCGGCGTCGGCTATGCGGGGCAATCGGATTGGATGATCGTGACCGCGGACAGCGGGGTCGCGGTGGTGTCGCCGAAGGCCGAGGGCGTGCGGCTGGTGCACACGCCGACGTCCAATGGTTCCGACGAGTACACGGTGACGTTCTCCGACGTGACCGTAGACGACGCCGACGTTCTCGCCGGCGCTTCGGCGCAGCGGGTCAACCAGCTTGCGTTGGCGCTGACCGGCGCCTATGTGGACGGGCTGGTGGCCGGCGCGCTGCGGTTGACCGCGGACTACGTGGCCAACCGCAAGCAGTTCGGCAAGCCGCTGTCGACGTTCCAGACCGTCGCGGCGCAGCTCGCCGAGATCTACATCGCCTCGCGCACCATCGATTTGGTGGCCAAGTCGGTCGTCTGGCGGTTGTCGGAGGGGCTGGACGCCGACTCCGACCTGGAGGTCCTCGGGTACTGGGTGACTTCGCAGGCGCCGCCGGTGATGCAACTCTGCCACCACCTGCACGGCGGCATGGGCATGGACATCACCTACCCGATGCACCGGTACTACTCCACGATCAAAGACCTGTCCCGGCAGCTGGGCGGGCCTTCTCATCGCCTTGACCTGGTGGGGATCGCAAGCGCGGCGCAACCAAGCGCCGGCCCAGAAACGTTGGTGGGAGCCTGA
- the fadE29 gene encoding acyl-CoA dehydrogenase FadE29, with amino-acid sequence MFIDLTPEQRQLQADLRKYFSNLISSDEMKAMEKDRHNEAYRAVIRRMGKDGMLGVGWPKEYGGQGFGPVEQSIFVNEAHRADVPLPAVTLQTVGPVLQQFGSELQKKKFLPAILAGEVHFAIGYSEPEAGTDLASLRTAAVRQGDEYIVNGQKMWTTGGHDADYVWLACRTDPEAVKHKGISILIVDTKDPGYSWTPVILSDGAHHTNATYYNDVRVPADMLVGEENGGWRLITTQLNNERVMLGPAGRTAGIYDRLHAWASRPGGDGVTPLDRPDVKRALGEIYAMWRINELLNWQVAAAGEDINVADAASTKVFGTERIQYIGRLAEEIVGRYGDPAEPDTAELLDWLDSQTKRNLVITFGGGVNEVMREMIAAAGLKVPRVPR; translated from the coding sequence ATGTTCATCGACCTGACCCCCGAGCAGCGTCAGCTGCAAGCCGATCTGCGGAAATACTTCTCGAATCTCATCTCTTCCGACGAGATGAAGGCGATGGAGAAGGACCGGCATAACGAGGCCTACCGCGCGGTCATCCGGCGGATGGGCAAGGACGGCATGCTCGGTGTCGGGTGGCCGAAAGAGTACGGCGGCCAGGGGTTCGGCCCCGTCGAGCAGTCGATCTTCGTCAACGAGGCGCACCGGGCCGACGTGCCCCTGCCCGCGGTGACGCTGCAGACGGTCGGTCCGGTGCTGCAGCAATTCGGCAGCGAACTGCAGAAGAAGAAGTTCCTGCCGGCCATCCTGGCCGGCGAGGTGCACTTCGCGATCGGCTACAGCGAACCCGAGGCGGGCACCGACCTGGCGTCGTTGCGGACCGCCGCGGTGCGCCAGGGCGACGAGTACATCGTCAACGGACAGAAGATGTGGACCACCGGCGGGCACGACGCCGACTATGTCTGGCTGGCCTGCCGCACCGACCCGGAAGCGGTGAAGCACAAAGGCATTTCGATCCTGATCGTCGACACCAAGGACCCCGGCTACTCGTGGACGCCGGTCATCCTGTCCGACGGCGCCCACCACACCAACGCGACGTACTACAACGACGTGCGGGTGCCGGCCGACATGCTGGTCGGCGAGGAGAACGGTGGCTGGCGGCTGATCACCACCCAGCTCAACAACGAGCGGGTCATGCTCGGGCCCGCGGGCCGCACGGCGGGCATCTACGACCGGTTGCACGCCTGGGCGTCCAGGCCCGGCGGCGACGGTGTCACCCCCCTCGACCGCCCCGACGTCAAGCGCGCCCTCGGCGAGATCTATGCGATGTGGCGGATCAACGAGCTGCTCAACTGGCAGGTGGCCGCGGCCGGCGAGGACATCAACGTGGCCGACGCCGCGTCCACGAAAGTGTTCGGCACCGAGCGCATCCAGTACATCGGGCGGCTCGCCGAGGAGATCGTCGGCCGATACGGCGACCCTGCCGAGCCTGACACCGCCGAACTGCTCGACTGGCTGGACTCGCAGACCAAGCGCAATCTCGTCATCACCTTCGGCGGCGGCGTCAACGAGGTGATGCGGGAGATGATCGCCGCCGCCGGCCTCAAGGTGCCCAGGGTGCCTCGATGA
- a CDS encoding bifunctional MaoC family dehydratase N-terminal/OB-fold nucleic acid binding domain-containing protein yields the protein MTDIAKAVAEITATVVAKPRAGRDPVNLPIINNWVEALGDRNPIYTDEAAARAAGHPGIVAPPAMIQVWTMFGLGGERPTDDPMGPIMELFDRAGYVGVVATNCEQTYHRYLRPGEQVTVSSEMRDVVGPKQTALGEGWFINQHITWRVGDEDVAEMAWRILKFKPSEAAGAAPVPEDLDPEVMMRPAVSRDTAFFWEGVEAHELRIQRRPDGSLQHPPVPAVWQDKERAIDYVVAAGTGTVFSYVVHHAPKVPGRTLPFVIALVELDEGVRMLGELRGVEPAEVKIGMPVRATYLDFPAGEAAPAWTLYAWEPSA from the coding sequence ATGACGGACATCGCGAAGGCCGTCGCGGAGATCACGGCCACCGTGGTGGCCAAGCCCCGCGCGGGCCGGGACCCCGTGAACCTGCCGATCATCAACAACTGGGTGGAAGCGCTCGGCGACCGCAACCCGATCTACACCGACGAGGCCGCGGCGCGCGCCGCCGGTCACCCGGGAATCGTGGCTCCGCCGGCCATGATTCAGGTCTGGACGATGTTCGGCCTGGGCGGCGAGCGTCCGACGGACGATCCCATGGGGCCCATCATGGAGCTGTTCGACCGCGCCGGGTATGTCGGCGTGGTGGCCACCAACTGCGAGCAGACCTACCACCGGTATCTGCGGCCCGGCGAGCAGGTGACCGTTTCCTCCGAGATGCGCGACGTCGTCGGGCCCAAGCAGACCGCGCTCGGTGAGGGCTGGTTCATCAACCAGCACATCACCTGGCGCGTAGGTGACGAGGATGTCGCCGAAATGGCCTGGCGCATACTCAAGTTCAAGCCGAGCGAAGCCGCCGGCGCGGCTCCGGTGCCCGAGGATCTGGACCCCGAGGTCATGATGCGCCCCGCGGTGTCGCGTGACACCGCGTTCTTCTGGGAGGGCGTCGAGGCACACGAGCTGCGCATCCAGCGCAGGCCCGACGGCAGCCTGCAGCACCCGCCGGTGCCGGCGGTGTGGCAGGACAAAGAGCGGGCGATCGACTACGTGGTGGCCGCCGGCACGGGCACGGTGTTCAGCTACGTGGTCCACCATGCGCCCAAGGTGCCCGGCCGGACGCTGCCGTTCGTCATCGCGCTGGTGGAACTCGACGAGGGCGTCCGCATGCTGGGCGAGCTGCGTGGGGTGGAGCCCGCCGAGGTCAAGATCGGGATGCCCGTCCGCGCAACCTATCTCGACTTTCCGGCCGGCGAGGCCGCTCCGGCGTGGACCCTGTACGCCTGGGAGCCGTCGGCATGA
- a CDS encoding MaoC family dehydratase has translation MSAPVVEVGTVLPELKIYGDPTFIISTAIATRDFQDVHHDRDLAQAKGSKDIFVNILTDTGLVQRFITDWAGPSARIKSIGLRLGVPWYAYDTVTFSGDVTAVEDGLITVKVFGRNSLGDHVIATVTLTMGDA, from the coding sequence ATGAGCGCACCCGTTGTCGAGGTGGGCACGGTGCTGCCCGAACTCAAGATCTACGGCGACCCCACCTTCATCATCTCGACGGCCATCGCCACGCGCGACTTCCAGGACGTGCACCACGACCGGGACCTGGCGCAGGCCAAGGGATCCAAGGACATCTTCGTCAACATCCTCACCGATACCGGGCTGGTGCAGCGGTTCATCACCGACTGGGCCGGGCCGTCCGCACGGATCAAGTCGATCGGGTTGCGGCTGGGGGTGCCTTGGTATGCCTACGACACGGTCACCTTCAGCGGTGATGTCACCGCGGTCGAGGACGGTCTGATCACGGTGAAGGTGTTCGGCCGCAACAGTCTTGGCGACCACGTCATCGCGACGGTAACGCTGACGATGGGGGACGCGTGA
- a CDS encoding lipid-transfer protein: MLSGKAAIVGIGATDFSKNSGRSELRLAAEAVLDALQDAGLSPSDVDGLTTFTMDTNNETAVARAAGIGELKFFSQIGYGGGAACATVAQAAMAVATGVADVVVAYRAFNERSGMRFGQVQTRLAGSAGVQADSTAADNSFSYPHGLSTPAAQVAMIAQRYMHMSGATSRDFGAISVADRRHAAKNPKAYFYEKPITIEEHQNSRWIAEPLRLLDCCQETDGAVAIVVTSPERARDLKQRPAVIEAAAQGSSPDQYTMVSYYRPELGLPEMGVVGRQLWGQSGLSPADIQTAVLYDHFTPFTLIQLEELGFCGRGEAKDFIADGAIELGGRLPINTHGGQLGEAYIHGMNGIAEGVRQLRGTSVNPVPDVEHVLVTAGTGVPTSGLILG, encoded by the coding sequence ATGTTGTCGGGCAAGGCCGCGATCGTCGGCATCGGAGCCACGGACTTCTCCAAGAACTCCGGCCGCAGCGAGTTGCGACTGGCGGCCGAGGCCGTCCTGGACGCGCTGCAGGACGCCGGCTTGTCGCCGTCGGACGTCGACGGTCTGACGACCTTCACGATGGACACCAACAACGAGACCGCGGTGGCGCGCGCGGCGGGCATCGGGGAGCTGAAGTTCTTCTCGCAGATCGGTTACGGCGGTGGGGCGGCCTGTGCGACCGTCGCGCAGGCCGCGATGGCCGTCGCCACCGGGGTGGCCGACGTCGTGGTGGCCTACCGCGCGTTCAACGAGCGGTCCGGCATGCGGTTCGGCCAGGTGCAGACGCGATTGGCGGGAAGTGCCGGCGTGCAGGCCGATTCCACCGCGGCCGACAACTCGTTCTCCTACCCGCACGGGCTCTCCACGCCGGCGGCTCAGGTCGCGATGATCGCCCAGCGCTACATGCACATGTCCGGGGCCACCAGCCGGGACTTCGGCGCGATCTCGGTGGCCGACCGCAGGCACGCCGCCAAGAACCCGAAGGCGTACTTTTACGAGAAGCCGATCACCATCGAGGAGCACCAGAATTCGCGCTGGATCGCCGAGCCGCTGCGGCTGCTGGACTGCTGCCAGGAGACCGACGGTGCGGTCGCGATCGTGGTGACGTCGCCGGAGCGTGCGCGGGACCTCAAGCAGCGGCCGGCGGTGATCGAGGCGGCGGCGCAGGGTTCCAGCCCCGACCAGTACACGATGGTCAGCTACTACCGTCCCGAGCTCGGCCTGCCCGAGATGGGCGTCGTCGGTCGGCAACTGTGGGGGCAGTCGGGTCTTTCGCCCGCCGATATCCAGACCGCCGTCCTGTACGACCACTTCACGCCCTTCACGCTGATTCAGTTGGAGGAGCTGGGTTTCTGCGGTCGCGGCGAGGCAAAGGACTTCATCGCCGACGGTGCGATCGAGCTGGGCGGGCGGCTGCCCATCAACACCCACGGCGGCCAGCTCGGTGAGGCCTACATCCACGGCATGAACGGCATCGCCGAGGGGGTGCGGCAGTTGCGCGGCACCTCGGTGAACCCGGTCCCCGACGTCGAACACGTCCTCGTCACCGCGGGCACCGGCGTGCCCACGTCGGGCCTGATCCTGGGCTGA
- a CDS encoding endonuclease domain-containing protein yields MGVPFIGSEAIAAGRLTKAELATRYRRLFPDVYIEREALVTAEIRALAGWLWTGRRGVVAGFAAAALHGSNWVDDAQVVDLIHDNRRGPPGIRTHRERIEEDEMQTVAGIPVTSPVRTALDLGCWYPTTGAVAAIDALARETEIKAADVEALALRYGGRRGISRARTAVGLFDAGSQSPKESWLRVVLIQAGLPPPRTQIPVENRIGDVFAYLDMGWDDLKVAVEYDGEQHRSDRRQYTRDVRRLEMLERLGWIVVRVVAGDRPAEIVSRVRAARARRVCG; encoded by the coding sequence ATGGGAGTCCCCTTCATCGGCAGCGAGGCCATCGCTGCCGGGAGATTGACCAAGGCCGAACTGGCGACGCGGTACCGTCGGCTGTTCCCCGACGTCTACATCGAGCGTGAAGCACTCGTCACGGCGGAGATACGGGCGCTGGCGGGCTGGCTCTGGACCGGACGGCGAGGCGTCGTCGCAGGCTTCGCCGCGGCGGCGTTGCACGGCAGCAACTGGGTCGACGATGCCCAGGTTGTTGACCTGATTCACGACAATCGACGCGGGCCGCCCGGGATTCGGACCCATCGCGAACGCATCGAGGAAGACGAAATGCAGACGGTTGCCGGCATACCGGTGACATCCCCGGTCAGGACGGCGCTGGATCTCGGTTGTTGGTACCCGACGACGGGCGCGGTAGCGGCCATAGATGCCCTGGCCCGCGAGACCGAGATCAAGGCGGCCGATGTGGAGGCGCTGGCACTCAGATACGGTGGACGGCGCGGGATCTCGCGTGCGCGTACCGCGGTGGGCCTCTTCGATGCCGGTTCCCAATCACCCAAGGAGTCGTGGTTGCGGGTCGTGCTGATTCAAGCCGGACTGCCGCCGCCGCGAACCCAGATTCCCGTCGAAAACCGGATCGGCGACGTATTCGCCTACCTCGATATGGGTTGGGACGACCTCAAAGTCGCCGTCGAGTACGACGGCGAGCAGCATCGCAGCGACCGCCGGCAGTACACGAGGGACGTCCGGCGACTGGAGATGCTCGAGCGACTCGGCTGGATCGTCGTCCGGGTGGTGGCGGGTGACCGGCCAGCCGAGATCGTGAGCCGTGTCAGGGCGGCCCGGGCCCGACGAGTGTGCGGCTAG
- a CDS encoding MaoC/PaaZ C-terminal domain-containing protein: MPIDVDVALAAELEPIDFSWVSSDVQLYHLGLGAGSDPTNPRELRYLIDDTPQVLPTFGNVAASFHMTTPPTVQFPGIDIELGKVLHASERVQVPAPLPPSGSARAVTRFTDIWDKGKAAVIWSETTVTAPDGTLLWTQKRSIFARGEGGFGGSRGPSSSDSTPDRAPDLEVAMPILPQQALLYRLCGDRNPLHSDPEFAAAAGFSRPILHGLCTYGMTCKAITDALLDGDATAVAGYGARFAGVAFPGETLRVDIWKDDNRFLAGVVAPSRDNAVVLSGVELIPA; encoded by the coding sequence ATGCCCATCGACGTAGACGTCGCCCTGGCCGCCGAACTGGAGCCCATCGACTTCTCCTGGGTCAGCAGCGACGTGCAGCTGTATCACCTGGGCCTGGGCGCCGGCTCCGACCCGACGAACCCCCGCGAGCTGCGCTACCTGATCGACGACACCCCGCAGGTGTTGCCGACGTTCGGCAACGTGGCCGCAAGCTTCCACATGACCACGCCGCCGACGGTGCAGTTCCCCGGCATCGACATCGAGCTGGGCAAGGTGCTGCACGCCAGCGAGCGTGTGCAAGTGCCCGCGCCGCTGCCACCGTCGGGTTCGGCCCGCGCCGTGACACGCTTCACCGACATCTGGGACAAGGGCAAGGCCGCGGTGATCTGGAGCGAGACGACGGTCACCGCGCCGGACGGCACGCTGCTGTGGACGCAGAAGCGGTCGATCTTCGCGCGAGGCGAAGGGGGATTCGGCGGCTCCCGGGGGCCTTCGAGTTCTGACAGCACGCCCGACCGCGCCCCCGACCTGGAGGTTGCGATGCCGATCCTGCCGCAGCAGGCCCTGCTCTACCGGCTCTGCGGCGATCGCAACCCCCTGCACTCCGACCCGGAATTCGCTGCCGCAGCAGGCTTTTCGCGGCCCATTCTGCATGGCCTGTGTACGTACGGCATGACCTGCAAGGCGATCACCGACGCGCTGCTCGACGGCGATGCCACGGCCGTCGCCGGCTACGGCGCGCGCTTCGCCGGCGTCGCGTTCCCCGGGGAGACGTTGCGAGTCGACATCTGGAAGGACGACAACCGCTTTCTGGCCGGCGTTGTCGCGCCCTCGCGCGACAACGCCGTCGTGCTCAGCGGCGTCGAGCTGATCCCGGCCTAG
- the kstD gene encoding 3-oxosteroid 1-dehydrogenase produces the protein MTAQEYDVVVVGSGGAGMVAALTAAHRGLSTVVIEKAPHFGGSTARSGGGVWIPNNEVLERHRVRDTTTAARTYLHGIIGDKSVSGVEPERIDTYLERGPEMLSFVLKHTPLKMCWVPRYSDYYPEAPGGRAEGRSIEPKPFDARKLGPDEAGLEPAYGKVPLNVVVMQQDYVRLNQLKRHPRGVLRSLKVGGRTMWAKATGKNLVGMGRALIGPLRIGLQRAGVPVLLNTALTDLYVEDGVVRGVYVSDASERVEPRLIRARRGVILASGGFEHNEQMRVKYQRAPITTEWTVGAKANTGDGIVAAEKLGAALDLMEDAWWGPTVPLVGSPWFALSERNSPGSIIVNMSGKRFMNESMPYVEACHHMYGGEFGQGPGPGENIPAWLIFDQQYRDRYIFAGLNPGQRIPRKWLESGVVIQAGTLAELADKAGLPVDQLTATVERFNGFARSGVDQDYHRGESAYDRYYGDPTNKPNPNLGEIRHAPYYAAKMVPGDLGTKGGVRTDVHGRALRDDGSVIEGLYAAGNVSAPVMGHTYPGPGGTIGPAMTFGYLAALHIAGER, from the coding sequence ATGACAGCGCAGGAGTACGACGTCGTCGTGGTCGGCAGCGGCGGTGCCGGCATGGTAGCTGCCCTCACCGCCGCGCACCGCGGTCTATCGACAGTAGTCATCGAGAAGGCTCCCCACTTCGGCGGCTCCACCGCGCGGTCCGGCGGCGGCGTGTGGATTCCCAACAACGAGGTGCTCGAACGCCACCGGGTGCGCGACACCACCACCGCGGCGCGCACCTACCTGCACGGCATCATCGGCGACAAGTCGGTGAGCGGGGTCGAGCCGGAGCGCATCGACACCTACCTCGAGCGCGGTCCCGAGATGCTCTCGTTCGTGCTGAAGCACACGCCGCTGAAGATGTGCTGGGTGCCGCGCTATTCGGACTACTACCCCGAGGCGCCGGGCGGTCGCGCCGAGGGCCGCTCGATCGAGCCGAAGCCGTTCGACGCCCGAAAGCTCGGCCCCGACGAGGCGGGGCTGGAGCCTGCGTACGGCAAGGTCCCGTTGAACGTCGTTGTCATGCAACAGGATTACGTGCGGCTCAACCAGCTCAAGCGGCACCCGCGTGGCGTGCTGCGCAGCCTGAAGGTCGGCGGCCGCACCATGTGGGCGAAGGCGACCGGGAAGAACCTCGTCGGCATGGGGCGCGCCTTGATCGGTCCCTTGCGGATCGGCCTGCAGCGAGCCGGGGTCCCGGTGCTGCTCAACACGGCGTTGACGGACCTCTACGTCGAGGACGGCGTCGTGCGCGGAGTTTATGTGAGCGATGCGTCCGAACGCGTTGAGCCCCGGCTCATCCGGGCCCGGCGCGGCGTGATCCTGGCGTCGGGCGGTTTCGAGCACAACGAGCAGATGCGGGTCAAGTACCAGCGCGCGCCCATCACCACCGAGTGGACGGTCGGCGCCAAGGCCAACACCGGCGACGGTATCGTCGCCGCCGAAAAGCTTGGCGCCGCACTGGATCTGATGGAGGACGCCTGGTGGGGCCCGACGGTGCCGCTGGTGGGCTCCCCCTGGTTCGCGCTGTCGGAGCGCAACTCGCCGGGGTCGATCATCGTCAACATGTCGGGCAAGCGCTTCATGAACGAGTCGATGCCCTACGTCGAGGCCTGCCATCACATGTACGGCGGGGAGTTCGGCCAGGGCCCCGGTCCGGGTGAGAACATCCCCGCCTGGCTGATTTTCGACCAGCAGTACCGGGATCGCTACATCTTCGCCGGACTCAATCCCGGGCAACGTATTCCACGCAAGTGGCTGGAGTCCGGCGTCGTCATCCAGGCCGGCACGCTCGCCGAGTTGGCCGACAAGGCCGGCCTGCCGGTCGACCAGTTGACCGCCACCGTCGAACGTTTCAACGGATTCGCGCGGTCCGGGGTCGACCAGGACTACCACCGCGGCGAGAGCGCGTACGACCGCTACTACGGCGATCCCACCAACAAGCCGAACCCGAACCTCGGTGAGATCAGGCACGCGCCGTACTACGCCGCCAAGATGGTGCCCGGTGACCTCGGCACCAAGGGCGGCGTCCGCACCGATGTCCACGGCCGCGCGCTGCGCGACGACGGCAGCGTCATCGAAGGGCTCTATGCCGCAGGCAATGTCAGCGCCCCGGTGATGGGACACACGTATCCCGGTCCGGGTGGGACGATCGGCCCGGCGATGACCTTCGGCTATCTGGCCGCGCTGCACATCGCGGGAGAACGCTGA
- a CDS encoding 2-keto-4-pentenoate hydratase — translation MLSVAVRDELAADLAQAERSREPMAPLTAGHPDIDVVDAYEIQLINIRQRVAEGARVVGHKVGLSSKAMQQMMGVDEPDYGHLLDEMQVFEDTPVKAGRYLYPRVEVEVGFILAEDLPGAGCTEDDVLAATEALVPSIELIDTRITDWKIALCDTIADNASSAGFVLGEARVSPADLDVKTIDAVLTRNGEVIAEGRSDAVLGNPVTAVAWLARKVESFGVRLRKGDVVLPGSCTRAIDAHAGDQFVADFTGLGSVRLSFE, via the coding sequence ATGCTCAGTGTTGCAGTCCGCGACGAGCTGGCCGCCGACCTGGCGCAAGCGGAGCGGAGCCGTGAGCCCATGGCCCCGTTGACCGCCGGCCACCCCGACATCGACGTCGTCGACGCCTACGAGATCCAGCTGATCAACATCCGGCAGCGCGTCGCCGAGGGCGCGCGGGTGGTGGGGCACAAGGTCGGCCTGTCCAGCAAGGCGATGCAGCAGATGATGGGCGTCGACGAGCCCGACTACGGGCACCTGCTCGACGAGATGCAGGTGTTCGAGGACACCCCCGTGAAGGCCGGCCGCTACCTCTATCCCCGGGTCGAGGTCGAGGTGGGCTTCATCCTGGCCGAGGACCTGCCCGGCGCCGGATGCACCGAGGACGACGTGCTCGCGGCGACCGAGGCCCTGGTGCCGTCGATCGAGCTGATCGACACCCGGATCACCGACTGGAAGATCGCTCTGTGCGACACGATCGCCGACAACGCGTCGTCGGCGGGGTTCGTGCTGGGTGAGGCGCGGGTGTCGCCCGCCGACCTCGACGTCAAGACCATCGACGCGGTGCTGACCCGCAACGGCGAGGTTATTGCCGAGGGCCGCAGCGACGCCGTGCTGGGCAATCCGGTGACCGCGGTCGCGTGGCTGGCCCGCAAGGTGGAAAGCTTCGGGGTGCGGCTGCGTAAAGGCGACGTCGTGCTCCCCGGTTCGTGCACGCGGGCGATAGATGCACACGCCGGAGACCAGTTCGTCGCCGACTTCACGGGCCTGGGTTCCGTGCGGTTGTCGTTCGAATAA